A region from the Rosa rugosa chromosome 6, drRosRugo1.1, whole genome shotgun sequence genome encodes:
- the LOC133714374 gene encoding uncharacterized protein LOC133714374 has translation MNRCNQAAPVPMRTSSLGTGRSIDLNFGSTGSTGAGGSIDINFGPAGGSIDINFGSTSSTDDGRSIDLNFGSTYSTGGQTSLQQRGGDHQEVQTLPLFPVHGEDVFGNLKATSEEGSAFGYYSGGSGGYHSGSNVSLELSLNPSGAAD, from the exons atgaataggtgtaatcaggctgctccagtgcccatgagaactagttctcttggtactggtagatccattgatctcaattttgggtccactggttctactggtgctggtggatccatcgacatcaattttgggccagctggtggatccattgacatcaattttgggtccactagttctactgatgatggtagatccattgatctcaactttggttccacctattctactg gaggacaaacatccctgcaacaacgaggaggagatcaccaggaggttcaaactcttcctctgttccctgtgcacggcgaggacgtctttggtaacctgaaggctacttccgaggaaggtagcgcttttggttactattctggtggctcaggcggttaccacagtggctcaaacgtttctcttgagctcagcctcaacccatccggagctgctgactag